The Procambarus clarkii isolate CNS0578487 chromosome 68, FALCON_Pclarkii_2.0, whole genome shotgun sequence genomic interval CACGTCAATCGCCTCATCGAGGAGACGCAGCTTCTTCTGGTCTATTAGCTGTGCCAGCACCTCTGCCACAAGTCTGTAAATACAGAAAATGCAATTAATGTTCAAGAAATTGCtctaaaaggaaaaaaaaagaatcAATATATCTAAAATGCTTTATGCCATTTATCAAATATTACAGGCAAACCAGGTCCTGAAGTTAAGAGTTATTGCAAGTATAAAATACTGTAAATAGATGATACAACTACCCAAGAAGTAATCACTGGGGCACATGTTAACCACATGTGACTTGGTGTAAATCTCTACATAAATTTCACAGATACATAAGTGtaggtttttatcctatgttattatgtctgtggaaAGACATTACTATTACTTAAATGATGacaaatatacagtacagtaattgtaTTTTAAGCATTTTTGAGTGTCCAGAATACTTACATGCTCTCAGACAAGGCTCCTCTATGTAGATTCTGAACTATATTACCAAGCTCCTTGCTTTTATTGCAGAATATAGTTTGTGTTGCTTCCTTTGGCACCATTTCTTGATGAGCTCTGTGTTTTTCGTTCAACCAGCTATGACAAACTTCAGAGGGAAATTCACGTGTTTCTGAAAAATTAGGGTGTAAAGCTAAATCAAACGCCTTTCTAAACTTGTTCCTAGAGCCACTAGTCAGAATGGGCCTACAGACACACATTCCACCGACTAAGCTCCAGTGCCGCCATCTAGTGAATTAAACACTACAGCACATTTGCTAGGAGTAAATGTGAAGACGTATTCAGTATTATATCTTCCACATGTTTCTATAAGCATTTCAACAATATTTATGGTAATTGTGCATTGGTGGTTGCTACAAGTTGCCACTGCAAAAACACTGCCTGCCTGCTCAACTTGCATTCCCCAGCCCACCTTTATTATAAAATAATGATGTGTATGTTTAATAAATGCTCACAGTAATGTTCAGAAAGTAGACAGACTACTACTCCACTGATGGATTGAACATTTTTTGGAGCTCCAAGTTTATCACTGATTATCCAAGCGAACAAAATAAGACCCATAATACTGTGGAGGAGGAGCTGTTGGTGTCATAAACAAGTCTTATACTGGGGAACTGATATGTACTAGCTCAAAACAAAGTTACACTACAGCAGAGAACTTACCTGATACTTTGGTACCAAAAACTGTTGCCAGGTTAGACTCTTGAACAACATAGGGAATGAGAGCCAGCGACCCGCCTTCAGCCACAATCACTCCCTCTGTCAACACCCAGGCTAGTGGAGGATTGTGGTACATCTTCAGCTTACGACTACTAGTGACCATAGCAAACTTGATATCCCAGAGCACTAGTAATCCACCTGTATAATATAACATTATAATTTTACAGATGACAAATTCATTTTATTATAGGTACACAAAGAAAGTAGAAAGTAGACACAAATATCAGGCTTTGGAGTACCGAGCCAACAAAAGCACCTGTCTGAACCAACACATTTCATTATCCCTAAGGCAAGATCCGCTGTGTCATGACAGTATTGTGGACAGTCAGGCATGATGATAATCTGGCATTGGTACCACAGGGAATTTATAAAAAGTCTTGTAGGTTTATTACAGGTACAGTATTAAGCAGTCACGGCATAATAGGGTTATCAATTTTGGAATAAATTGCCGGGCAACATAATAGACGAGTGATTACTgtactcgattgtttcaagtgtaggggaccttatttactgctaggtgatcagaGCTGAAAGGAAACATTGCTGAAACACTTTGTTCCTGCCACAGGAAACTGAATCCAGGACTGTTTGACCATAACACGACTGCCTGTACCACTGCTCCAGAGGACTCGTAAATAAACAAGGCTCCTATTTATTCTTCTTTAAAAGAAGAAAGTTGATCTATCATATACCTTTACTGGGAATACTGTAACTATATCCAGCCATTGACATTTGACATTACTCAccgtgaaaaaaaataaaatatgaagTAAAATACTGCAGTCTTCTCCCACATTAAGCAACACTACATGCACTCTATATCAAAATGCATTATGATAATTATTCTGGAATATACCCATACAAGATATATTTTTTAACATAAGCAGAAAAAGATTAAGAACAAAAATAAAAGTACAACAAAGCATTtacagataaagaaatggagagtacagtacagtacaacagTTTGCCTTACAAAAAACCACAATACTTGAAGATTGTCAAGCATGCTGTAACCAAAGCAAAATAAAGCAGTAATCATTAGGACAATGTCCTTCAGTTTTGTTGAGCTGTGATCTCTAGGACGAAAAATTAGCTTAGTTAGGGTTTCTTAAATGCTGTATAACTATTTGCTTAAAGTGCATATTGTATAACTGCAGCTTaacctaaaaaaaacaaaaatacagcaagcACTTGCCTTCATCTCCCTTATCTAAGCCAACAATAGCAATGTGACTTGGAGACAACTCCAAAATTTTGGAGTTTTTCGAGGCCACTATTGATTTTTCAGTTGCACGTTGTCGTCCCGGCAGTTTCTCGAGGTACTCAGTTTGAAGATCAAAACTATATATATCTCCTGTAGACCCTGGTGCAAATGGCAACAATATATTGACAAGAGAATATAGTATTTTCTCAATGCTACAATAAACTGTTGTGACAACATTTGTATCCATTTAGACTATTTAACAGTAAATAACAAGAAATGTACCCAAAGATGAGTTTCCTTAATTGGTTAAGAATCAAGATTAAAGATATAACCAAAAATAAAGCAATAACACTTGAATGAGAGACTTAAGAATTTCTATAAGGCGTAGTCTACATACACAGTGTGACGAGCTCTGAGGACGACAGAGCACAGATTCCCGAGAGTTGAGCATTGGCCAGCGTTAAACTGTGACTAACGGAGGCACTAGACATACATTCAGGTCAGCTCCAGCCGAAACAGTCGTAGAGGACTGCCCTGTGGTTAGAAAGAAAAGCTAGCAAGTGCATATAAAAAATATACTGTATGCCATTTGAAATTGAACACATTTATAACATCTATACCACATGGAGAAATAGAACAGAGCGTACATCTGTCATTGAATATTGTAACTCTTTAATAATTTTCACATTTGCAAAATACATAACTGCAAAAAGAAATTGATTTTTAAACAAACAGGTCTAGTAATCCCTGCTGTAGACCTTGCATTAGTtctgaggatcaacgtccccatggTCATGTAATTTTCTGGTAGATTACAGGTTACGATAATGCTATTGTATCTACTTTCTGGAACTTATATTAACAATGAGAAATGCATTAATCAATAAGCTGATTAGTGAACTACAAGTGAACTACATTACCTACAATAAACATTTATCAAACTTCCCCTCAATACTTTAGAAGGCAACATTTCAATTTACCCCATCCACTGTACTTATCCTTCATGTACACACTTGTTTTCTCATTCACTTTAACTACTAAGCACATGTTTCTTATCAACTCCTTTCATTATCATGCATTTCACTGTCTCTACTACCATCTATTCTCTACATTAGAACTGTATTACTGTTTCTTTTGCTTATATGAAAGAATATTAATTCTGTTCTTTTAACTTTAAGGACTGCAGCACAATCgaattgataatggttcaggacggacctaaacacctgtcgtctcctcgtcttctggtgtgtggtttgctcatcatatcttcagccatgttattgtgattcatgGTTTGCTTAATTTAAGATTTGTGTTTCATAAtagatgttgaccagatcacacactagaaggtgaagggacgatgacatttcgttccgtcctggaccattctcaagtcgattgtgttcataattgacttgagaatggtccaggtctggtcaacatactttagccacattattgtgactcatcgcctttcaTAATAGATATTTTTATAAGTAGACCCTATAAGTAGACctagcctgttacctagcagtaaaataggtagcatgggtgttagtcaactgtcacgggctgcttcctgggggtggaggcctggtcgaggaccgggccgcggggacactaaaaaaaagcctcgaaagcatctcaagataacctcaagagacccAGAGAAGTAAAATACAAAGGGCAATTCCTTACCTCCttttccaccaccataactaccagcttgGCATTCTTAATGATTTGTACATAGCAAATGGACTCCCCTTCAGACAGGAACCCTGGCTTGACTTGCTTTCTAGAGTTTAGTGCAGTAGCTAGATTTTCGATTTGGCCACTTGTGAAGACCACATACACGGTACCTTCACTAGCCAATAGCTGATGAATTGGTGTTTCAAACTGTAGAAGATACATGTTCAATTGTTTAATGCTATTACAATAAAGAAAATTAATGACATGTATCAGGACAGGTTTCAATATCtctatttttgttttaaatttgacCTGAAATAGACAATGAAAATGTATagatgtatatatctatatatacatctatacatatacacaagtatatgtatagatgccatacctgtgacGGGTAAAATTATTCATTTTTTAAGAACCAGCGCCatagccatctgttgcacgtaagagcaacacatactATACTAAATTTGTTAtgatccatttcaatgtttctgattgcattgacaaattgaattttcatagattttgattgattttcattttgatttaattttttttgtgtgacattgcattggaatggtggggaggactgggagacaggggaaggttactgtggctcagcaatgcacatgtgttgccgagccacagcaatgcgtggcaggATACGGCTAGTAATTAATAAATTTGGACATAGTATGTTTACAAAGACAagatttttcttgtttttcactGACAATATTAGCAAGTAAATAATTATGCCAATCTCTGTGCAAATTCACAtgcatgaaaaaaaaaatatacaatactatacagtacttacagcatgtcGTTTGACTTTATCAATGTCATCATCCTCATGACTCCATTGAGATAAGGTTGTGTTACTGATGACTGATACAACTTTGTTTGATTCCTTGTCATACACAGCGGCCGAGGTGAAGGGGTTCCAACTCTTTCGTTGTCCAACTTCTAATCTGTCTCCGATCAAGAACCTGAAAATACATACAGGAGGATCCAAATTCAATGCAGGGATGTGTCCAATAGATGCCAGGTAGAACTGAATTAGGAATCATTTTGTTACGAATTAAAAACAAATAAGTAACTTAAAAACGACATATGCCTAACGCATATATatttaagcagtctccgtggcatagtggtaagacactcgcctggcgtttcgcgagagctttggcttgggttcgtatcctggccagggaggagttACTagtcgccaatccttaactgtagactttgttcacccagcagtgcatgggtacctggttgttaaacgatttggcgggtcgtattccgaggaaaattaggattaaagacttgcccgaaaatgctatgcgtgctatagtagctgtacaaatatgtaagaactcttgtatatataaataaataataaaaaaatatatacccaagcttcctgtccccgacaacgcaGATGAAATCTCCCCAAGACTCACTGATACCCGCAGGAACCAACGTTCTCAGGAGATAACTGACCCTTACTTACATTATAGCGCTTAACCACACTCTTGCTAGTTATCAGGACATGCTCCTCCACGTCAGTGTTGACGCCCAGGAGATTGCGAGGAGAAAAATCACTACACAAGAAGCTGGTACTGAGTAGCGAGGCGGCCATCCTGGAGCGTTATCTGGTGTTTACCTCCTTGAGTCAGGGTTACATCAATGCTTTCTGGTGTCAAATTATAATTCAGTCAtagtaaaataaaaaaatttgcTTTAAATTAAAGGAAAAATATATATCAAATAACATaatttaatatgtatatatatttttcttgtgaGTATTAAATGATACGTGTTCAGGCAAATAGCATAATCTGCGTGAACCGGATAAAGaagccatttaataataataatttgttacaCTTTGATGTCAATACTTTTAGTAAtactttattatttatttacttatttatatacaagacgtTACAttaggggttaacagagaatatagaaaataagttgaattaacattcttgtaaagccactagcacgcatagcgtttcgggcaaaatacTTTACTTTTAATAAAATActttaatttaaataaatattaaataaataatataaagtatttaataaaatattttacttTAAATActtttaataaagattttaatACTTTTAGTaacaattcattgtgtcgggggacaagcagtcagtgtatatatatatacatttatgcagtctccgtggtgtagtggtaagacactcgcctggcgttccgcgagcgctatgtcatgggttcgtatcctggccggggaggatttactgggcgcaattccttaactgtagccttctgtttaacgcaacagtaaaatgtgtacttggatgaaaaaacgattcttcgcggcaggggatcgtattccagggaccataggattaaggacttgcctgaaacgctacgcgtactagtggctgtacaagaatgtaacaactcttgtatatatctcaaaaaaaaaaaaaaaaataataataataatgttaataatgcTGTCATTTTCGCTCTTCTTCTGAAACCTGCAAGCCTATTTAACATGAACATGGGTATCCAATCCTGATTTCATTTGTTTCCTGTCACCAAAATAATTGTttcatagttggttgaattcttgtacaaaCCTTCAGAtcctgggcgcctgacagctgagtggacagcgcttcggattcgtagtcctgagtttccgggttcgatctccggtggaggtGGAGGAAAATGGGCaaaaattttctttcaccctaatgcccctgttacctagcaggaaataggtacctggcagttagacagctgctacgggctgcttcccggggggtgtgtaacaaaaaggaggcctggtcgaggaccgggtcgcggagacgctaagcctcgaaatcatctcaagataacctcaagataacctgatgtCTCAGCTGCTGTGATATGGTCGCTGTACACTGTCTGTATTGCTCTATCTCAAATTATTTTCCTAATCTAATGTGGTATGCCCATACGCCTTCTTTTAGTTGAGAGTTTTGCGGCGTCAACTGTATTATCACTTCCTGTTATtcctacatgacttggcacccagatgATATGTATCCCTCAAGCTTGACATTTGAGTGTtcgaattaatggtgtaacatttGTGGTCAGATGCATGTCGTAACTTGTGATCTTGTTAAAAGGTTTCAGAAGCAATTCTCGAATCTGAACCTACGATATTGTGTAGTTTGTGATCAGTATGAGCATGTTGCAAAGCCTTTTAAATGGCTGGCATCTCTATAAAGTTGAGCACTCCTGGGGGatttgcctgaatttacctgaggggccaccaTCTATTTAGTGTccacgacggggacaggaagccagtggcttgttACTGCTGCAACACCGTCCCCCACCACGACAAGGTGGTGTTGTTCCTtaacttgaggtgcttccggggctcagcgtccccgcggcccggtcgtcgaccaggcctccttcatTGTAGGTGATGATGGAAATGGGGAATAGTGTTGCTATATGTTTTCCTTTTCACTTGTTTCCCTAATTTCCTTTTACTGTCTATTTtgcctctgtcctctctctctctcttgctgtgATCTCATCTCTTCCTTACACTGTTCCTCTTTTCATTCTTCTAATCACTATTTCCCGCACTTCCTCTACTTCGTCCTCCCTATCCTCTaatcactccttccatgcatggctTTCTCCATATTCCAACTTTctatttctcctctctctcttctctctctctctctctctctctctctctctctctctctctctctctctctctctctctctctctctctctctctctctctctatcctgtcCTTAGTCTCCACATCTGCAATATTTAACTTCGTTAACAAGGAAGGAAAAAAAGATATACCATTTTCTCCTGAGGTTGTGTTTGAAGTTCTGTCACACCGAGTTAATATCAAAATCCGGCAAACATCCGCAAATGATATGCAAACGGTGCGCTGATCCGGCAAATATTGACTGTTTAAAATCGTTCGCAGGAGAATACGATGCCCAGATTTTCTTAAATACAGTGAAATAAGATATATATCTGTGAAAGCTTGGAAACCCCCATCCACAAAACTATAATTACATTAAAGATAAAGGGAATGTTCAATAAGAAAAGGATAAATGTTAGTTTTTTTTCTGTCAGATGTGTACGGAGGGAAACCGTTCATCAATTGTTTTAGCGGCTTCGATCCGCGGCAGCTGCAGCTGTCACGAACGTCAACACAACGCCCAGGGAGGCGCTCTGGCTCATTGGCTGATTGGTTCAtatttagatttttatttataatttGTCTTTCTCACACTGAGTAGAGGGAAAATCGAGGTAAATATTCGCTAAATAAATAACAATAGGCATTTATCTTCCGGCTTCTGTACTAACATTTGTACTGACCCATTGTGTTTATAGGAATTTTGCCTTGTGGATTTAGTCCAGGTATGGACAATTTTTACAGCTCTTGAAAAAAAAAAGACTTTTTTCTTATATCCAGAGTTCGTAATACAGTGAaatgagtcacacacacacacacacacacacacacacacacacacacacacacacacacacacacacacacacacacacacacacacacacatatataccatTTGAACATAATAATATATTACCTGTAATTAGTGAGCAAGTTCTCCCTCCACGAGAGGTGTTTGTCCTGAGCCATCAATCATCGTCGCATATTGTGACTCCTTGCTTCTCCCCTCGTTGTTAGAGGGGAGTCTAGTCCCTGCTGGCCGGATACCCCTGACTCTTGCTGTATCTgtgtttcccctctcgccctcggcgttcaatccccgaccgtccaagtggttggggcaccattccttcccccccgtcccatcccaaatccttgtcctgaccccttccccgtgctatatagtggtaatggcttggcgttttcccctctgataattccttccctcccgCCATCCAGGCGAACGGTGCATACTCAAGATATTCTCACTCATATAAATTTTGCAACCGCTGCTGTTGAGAAGGTGTGTGGGCGGGTCTTCATGGTAACTGAGAAATCAAACTTCATCCCTCAGAAGTCAACTTGATTACTGAGGACTAGAATTTGATTTGCTAATCAGTATGTCCTGTCCATGCCCCTGTCTAGTTATAATCACTGTCTGTCATTTTCTCATCCCTAAATGTACCGTCCCAGCGTCTGTTTCACTGAAATTACTGAAAGATGTGACTAGTGAACCTTGTAGCAGTTGGCATTTCCTctactgtatatatgtataaagtTTAGAGTGTAAACTTCTTTATAGGCTAGAGTTTCAGGTACAGCAGATCGTTGAGAGGGTGTGGAAGGTGTTGGGAGGGTGTggatggtgttgggagggtgtgggtggtgttgggaggtgttgggagggtgtgggtggtgttgggagggtgttgggagggtgtggggggtgtgggagagtgtgggagggatgTAGGAGGTAAAcagaacccccccctcccccccggccACCACCAGATCTCAACACCCAACCCATCAGCTGTTACACTCCCTTGTGTTGTGACAACACAATttgtgtctaaaccagcatttgagCTTCACCCTAGCCAGCCCCCAGCCCCACCCCCAGCTCCTAGCACCAACAGCACGCGTGAACGACCTGCTGGGAGGGCTGGGGGCCAAAAAATCCCAGGAGTGATATGCATGAAACAGCAGCTTATTGCTAGGGGCGTATGGTGATATGTAATGCATGAGTGgatatatgggtgtgtgtgtttccccctcccccctccctcgctCTGCCCTGGTGCTGAGTCCCCTCACTCTGCTCCCCTTTACTCATTCCTCATCTTTCCTCCCTCGCTTCTCATTCTCTTCTCTTGCTTTGTTACATATGACTTCCCCCCCTTTTCTTCTCATATTCTCATTTCCCAATTCGTTTCTCTGTTCTATGGTGGCACCTTGTCCCTCACTTTCGTGTCACTTTGTCCTCACTGTCGTGTCACTTTGTCCTCACTATCCCGTCAACCTACCATGACACTAATCACCAGCTTCGTATTCTCTCACCATCTTTCACTTACCACCTGTTCATCTTCCCCTCACCTTccttctctcactccctcaccctcctatctctcactccctcaccctcctATCTCTCTCCCCTCATATTCATCGTCTCCCCACTCTTACCCATtttattggagagagagagaggggagaaggagggtaggcaggagttGATGGGGGCAATAGGGGGCGGGTAGAGAAAGTAGAATACTACTTCTATCTCTACTATTCTTGCTACTGTCTCTACGGCTACTACTGGAAACTAAATGTTCTGTGACCACGTCACCCAGACTGTCCAACACCCAGGAGATGGTGGGCTGGGTGTAGACTACACAGCCAACAGGATAATGTGTGTGTACCGCAGCCCATTCAGCTTGTGTGGAAGCTTCTCCCTCAAGCTTCTCCCTCAAGCTTCTTCCTCAGAtgtattatagtaaatatatattacagtaaatatatattatagtaAAGATATAATGCAAATATTTGGAAAAGTAAGAATGGACGAAGAAAATCAGAAACCATTAAAAATGTTGAGTTAAATGCTGATCAAACAGAAGCACACAGAGGCAGCAGCTGGAGTTTCCAGGCCTCTggtgaaacaaatgcaagaaagaaTTTAAATCGTTTACACTTGGATGTAAAATTTTGTagtttagtggtggtgtgtgggtgtgtgtgtgtgtgtgtgtgtgtgtgtgtgtgtgtgtgtgtgtgtgtgtgtgtgtgtgtgtgtgtgtgtgtgtgtgtgtgttggtgttggtgggtttgcatatgtgtgtgagggggaggggttgtgtatgtgtgtgtaggtgtaattgcatgagtactcacctagtagtgcttgtgaaggttgagcttcagctgtgGTCCTGCGCCTCAACTTTCAATAAACTGGGTTTCCGAACCTGTTGGGCTTTGTAATATGTGCATTTCCAAGCTATTTATGTAATCGGTCTTCACTATTTCACTCCCCTACTGTGTTCTTTTTATTCAgtattctgacactgaacaaaatgtatatttctaatgtctctgtggtgtgtccacctgtgtctcctctgCCCTGTGTCTCTGtagtgtgtccacctgtgtctcctctgCCCTGTGTCTCCTCTGCCCTGTGTCTCTGTGGtgtgtccacctgtgtctcctctgccctgtgtctctgtgatgtgtccacctgtgtctcctcctgccctgtgtctctgtggtgtgtccacctgtgtctcctctgCCCTGTGTCTCTGTGGtgtgtccacctgtgtctcctctgCCCTGTGTCTCTGTGGtgtgtccacctgtgtctcctctgCCCTGTGTCTCTGTGGtgtgtccacctgtgtctcctctgCCCTGTGTCTCCTCTGCCCTGTGTCTCTGTGGtgtgtccacctgtgtctcctctgCCCTGTGTCTCTGTGGtgtgtccacctgtgtctcctctgCCCTGTGTCTCCTCTGCCCTGTGTCTCCTCTGCCCTGTGTCTCTGTGGtgtgtccacctgtgtctcctctgCCTTGTGTCTCTGTGGtgtgtccacctgtgtctcctctgCCTTGTGTCTCTGTGGtgtgtccacctgtgtctcctctgctctgtgtctctgtgatgtgtccacctgtgtctcctctgCCTTGTGTCTCTGTGGTGTGTCCACCTGTGTCTCATCTGCCCTGTCTCTTTCTCTGATAAATCTTCAACGTTAAAATCATGTCTCTTCTAACTCTTCTAACTTCGAATGACGTGAGGATACTTTTCTTAACTTTTTCCTTGTAACtcctacctctcagctctgggactagtctagtggtatacctctTGACTCTCTCTCCAGCTTCGATTAGTGTCTGACAAGAAAAGGATTTAAGGCTGGCGccgcatattccagaattggtctgatgtATGTCCTGAATCCTGTGATCATCAACGtgcttttgtttttatttaatgCGCTACACTTTTTATGAAAtgaaccaatccgttaaaaaatgAGGCTTATTAATACAAGTCAAAGCACCGTAAATTTAACGTATCTTGCAGCGGTGTCGAAAGATTAGGTGGGTTGATTGTACCTTTCTCATCGGGAAAAAACAGTTGCCTTTTTTACGTTCTGGTTGGATAGAATAGTTGcacttttacggagtggcaaatcaagGGAATGGACTATCAACCCAGTAAGGGCTTTGTATCAGATTCTTGAAGGGACTTCTCTCCCAAGGACAGCAGACTCCGCAGCAGACGCAGCAGGAATAGCAATATCATCATCAAAAGCAGGAaaaaaaacagcagcagcagcagtagcagcagcagcagcagcagcagcagcagcagccgcagcagcagcagcagcagcagcagaaagagcagcagcagtaggaagagcagcagcagcagcaggaagagcaacagcagcagcagcagcagcagtcgtCGTCACACTGGCGGTCATAAAGACAGCTCAACAgccggcctcagtgtttata includes:
- the LOC123774748 gene encoding LOW QUALITY PROTEIN: nucleolar protein 11 (The sequence of the model RefSeq protein was modified relative to this genomic sequence to represent the inferred CDS: deleted 2 bases in 2 codons) yields the protein MAASLLSTSFLCSDFSPRNLLGVNTDVEEHVLITSKSVVKRYNVLDRRQIRSWTTKSWNPFTSAAVYDKESNKVVSVISNTTLSQWSHEDDDIDKVKRHAFETPIHQLLASEGTVYVVFTSGQIENLATALNSRKQVKPGFLSEGESICYVQIIKNAKLVVMVVEKEGSPLRLFRLELTECMSSASVSHSLTLANAQLSGICALSSSELVTLWSTGDIYSFDLQTEYLEKLPGRQRATEKSIVASKNSKILELSPSHIAIVGLDKGDEGGLLVLWDIKFAMVTSSRKLKMYHNPPLAWVLTEGVIVAEGGSLALIPYVVQESNLATVFGTKVSETREFPSEVCHSWLNEKHRAHQEMVPKEATQTIFCNKSKELGNIVQNLHRGALSESILVAEVLAQLIDQKKLRLLDEAIDVFSNIPETCLVDALNFYLQCKDMEFEGLCQCPPLQMEFEPLEEDGDKIICPFNSAKAHFINGVLQKPFTDVQLLIDLPRISFSNALVLIQYLHYLIATGEAEENPEGVRVPSLCQASLWLSMLFDTNYHQLVLTSEVSIHRLLLSCFTHITNLRKFLEGLVDTEPLVKWVLEAKSLPKQTHSSALYSIERLIIS